A part of Octopus sinensis linkage group LG7, ASM634580v1, whole genome shotgun sequence genomic DNA contains:
- the LOC115214479 gene encoding zinc finger protein 239-like: protein MEKKLCESETYDETQLENIDVSPETKEAKPKKSYSCDLCEETFKSKSQLIQHKSIHRGANLYDCEICGKTFSHSSLLSMHVRIHTGERPYHCTICGKTFAVSSAFSRHKRIHTGVKPHHCNICGKAFSESRNLSIHIRIHTGEKPHHCDVCGKSFSQSGHLSNHIRIHTGEKPYRCNVCGKAFTESSSLSSHRRLHTGEKPYHPTIIVNLTISLQKETNDIETDDIDIGEEK from the exons ATGGagaagaaactgtgtgaaagcgaGACCTATGATGAAACACAACTTGAAAATATTGATGTTTCTCCTGAAACTAAGGAAGCAAAACCCAAGAAATCATATTCCTGTGACTTATGTGAGGAGACATTCAAAAGCAAAAGTCAGTTAATCCAACATAAATCAATTCACAGAGGTGCAAACCTTTATGattgtgaaatttgtggtaaaacattttctcaTAGTAGTCTTTtatctatgcatgtacgtattcacacaggtgagaggCCCTATCACTGTACTATCTGTGGTAAAACGTTCGCTGTAAGTAGTGCGTTTTCTCgacataaacgcattcatacgGGTGTGAAGCCACACCACTGTAATATTTGCGGTAAAGCATTTTCTGAATCTAGAAATTTATCCATCCatatacgtattcacacaggtgagaaaccccACCATTGTGAcgtatgtggtaaatcattttcacaGAGCGGTCATTTGTCTAACCATAttcgtattcacacaggtgagaagccataccgTTGCAATGTCTGTGGAAAAGCTTTCACTGAAAGTAGCAGTTTATCTAGCCATAGACGTCttcacactggagaaaaaccatatca CCCTACCATCATTGTTAATTTAACCATATCGTTACAGAAAGAAACGAACGACATCGAGACAGATGATATTGATATAGGTGAAGAGAAATAG